One segment of Neobacillus endophyticus DNA contains the following:
- the rarD gene encoding EamA family transporter RarD encodes MNKNDTQLGAIYAGLSYFLWGLLPIYWKFLNNVDAQEILANRVVWSFLFMAVILLITRKWGLFLHTFKGFARNKKQMYALITASILISINWFTYIWAVNNGHMIETSLGYYINPLVSILLGMIVLKEKLTGSQYISFGLAAVGVLVITVSHGKFPWVAIVLALSFGLYGLAKKMINVESSVGLTLETLMVTPIAAIYIVILFIKGSTAYLSAGFGTELLLMGAGVATAVPLLYFAKGAQKIPLSLLGFLQYIAPTLTLLLGIFVYHEHFSKIQLISFLFIWSALLIYSLSRTKLLTEKAVKWGRKNINLNQE; translated from the coding sequence ATGAACAAAAACGATACACAGCTTGGGGCCATTTATGCAGGCCTTTCCTATTTTCTTTGGGGATTATTACCGATTTATTGGAAGTTCCTAAATAATGTTGATGCCCAAGAAATTTTGGCAAATCGGGTGGTTTGGTCATTTCTATTTATGGCAGTCATATTGTTAATTACGAGAAAATGGGGCTTATTTCTCCATACCTTTAAGGGGTTTGCCAGAAATAAAAAACAAATGTACGCATTAATTACGGCATCTATTTTGATTAGTATTAATTGGTTTACGTATATTTGGGCAGTAAATAATGGCCATATGATTGAAACAAGCCTTGGTTATTATATTAATCCATTAGTCAGCATCCTTTTGGGGATGATTGTCCTAAAGGAGAAATTAACGGGTTCTCAATATATTTCATTTGGCCTCGCCGCAGTGGGAGTATTGGTTATCACAGTTTCTCATGGGAAATTCCCGTGGGTTGCCATTGTTTTAGCCCTTTCTTTTGGATTATACGGGCTCGCTAAAAAAATGATCAATGTGGAATCTTCCGTGGGGTTAACATTGGAAACCCTAATGGTCACGCCAATCGCTGCCATTTATATTGTAATATTATTTATAAAAGGATCGACGGCCTATCTATCGGCCGGTTTTGGCACTGAATTGTTATTAATGGGTGCGGGTGTTGCTACAGCAGTGCCGCTCCTTTATTTCGCCAAAGGGGCGCAGAAAATCCCATTATCATTGCTTGGCTTTCTGCAATATATTGCACCAACACTAACATTACTGTTAGGCATTTTTGTTTATCATGAACATTTTTCAAAAATCCAATTGATATCTTTCCTTTTCATTTGGTCTGCTTTATTGATTTATTCGCTCTCAAGAACCAAACTATTAACGGAAAAAGCAGTAAAATGGGGCAGGAAGAATATAAATTTGAATCAGGAATAA
- a CDS encoding acetate kinase yields MAKIIAINAGSSSLKFQLFEMPSEDVITKGLIERIGLNDSIFTIQFNGQKVQETLDIPDHEVAVKMLLDKLTTLGIIKSLDEIDGIGHRVVHGGEEYNDSVLITDKVLTRLEELSDLAPLHNPANVTGIKAFKRVLPNVPAIAVFDTAFHQTMPESSFLYSLPYEYYKKYGIRKYGFHGTSHKYVSERAAELLGRPIEQLRLISCHLGNGASIAAIQGGKSLDTSMGFTPLAGVTMGTRSGNIDPALIPFIMEKTNQTAEEVLDVLNKKSGMLAVSGFSSDLRDIEIEAQQGNQRAQLALEVFANRIHKYIGSYSARMNGLDAIIFTAGIGENSDTIRASVLKGLEFMGVYWDPALNKVRGKEAFLNYPHSPVKVLVIPTNEEVMIARDVVRLAHDNK; encoded by the coding sequence ATGGCAAAGATTATTGCGATTAATGCAGGAAGCTCTTCGCTTAAATTTCAATTGTTTGAAATGCCTAGCGAGGATGTTATTACAAAGGGTTTAATCGAAAGAATCGGATTAAACGATTCTATATTTACAATTCAGTTTAATGGACAAAAGGTGCAGGAAACACTAGATATTCCTGATCATGAAGTGGCTGTTAAGATGCTTTTGGATAAATTAACAACCTTAGGTATTATTAAATCACTTGATGAAATTGATGGAATTGGACACCGTGTGGTTCATGGCGGAGAAGAATATAATGATTCCGTCCTTATTACAGATAAAGTCTTAACAAGACTCGAAGAATTATCAGACCTTGCACCATTGCACAATCCAGCGAACGTTACAGGCATTAAGGCATTTAAGCGTGTGCTTCCAAATGTTCCTGCTATAGCTGTATTTGATACTGCGTTTCACCAAACAATGCCGGAAAGCTCTTTCTTATATAGCCTTCCATATGAATATTATAAAAAATATGGGATCCGGAAGTATGGCTTCCATGGCACTAGTCATAAATATGTTTCTGAGCGTGCAGCTGAGCTATTAGGCAGACCAATTGAACAGCTTCGACTCATTTCATGCCACCTTGGTAACGGAGCAAGTATCGCAGCCATTCAAGGGGGCAAATCTTTGGATACCTCTATGGGCTTTACACCGCTTGCTGGTGTAACGATGGGTACACGTTCCGGTAACATCGATCCTGCGTTAATTCCGTTTATCATGGAAAAAACAAATCAAACAGCAGAAGAAGTATTAGATGTCTTAAACAAGAAGAGCGGAATGTTGGCTGTATCCGGTTTTTCAAGTGACCTTAGAGATATCGAGATTGAAGCACAACAGGGGAACCAACGGGCACAACTTGCGTTAGAAGTTTTCGCCAACCGTATTCACAAATATATTGGCTCATATTCTGCCCGTATGAACGGTTTAGATGCCATTATTTTCACGGCTGGTATTGGTGAAAACAGCGATACAATTAGAGCAAGTGTATTAAAGGGTCTTGAATTTATGGGAGTTTATTGGGATCCTGCATTAAATAAAGTAAGAGGCAAGGAAGCTTTCCTTAACTATCCTCATTCTCCGGTAAAAGTACTGGTAATTCCAACAAATGAAGAAGTTATGATTGCGCGTGACGTTGTCCGATTAGCACATGATAATAAATAA
- a CDS encoding M24 family metallopeptidase, which produces MNQRLEKLQTWMRENEIDVSFLTSSENVFYLSGYYTNPHERLLALVVFQEKEPFLVCPGMEIHDAKRSGWDHEIIGYSDTENPWELVQQSIHKRNNKLSKAAIEKEHMNVERFEQLSGLFPSASFVSAEEKLRLLRMIKNEKELKIIEEACALADYAVEFGCSEIKEGKTELDVLNALEYALKQKGVTEMSFATMVLTGANAASPHGNPGQTRIQKGDLVLFDLGVVVDRYCSDITRTVAFGDINDKQKEIYDTVLKSQLAAIEASMPGNTAAEVDITARKIISEAGYGEYFPHRLGHGLGISVHEYPSMTSTNPLVLEEGMVYTIEPGIYVPDVAGVRIEDDVFITKDGAKVLTKFPKELQIIK; this is translated from the coding sequence ATGAATCAGCGATTAGAAAAACTGCAAACGTGGATGAGGGAGAATGAGATTGATGTCAGTTTCTTAACCTCTTCTGAAAATGTATTTTATTTAAGCGGTTATTATACTAACCCGCATGAAAGGCTGCTAGCCCTTGTTGTTTTTCAAGAAAAAGAACCATTCCTGGTTTGCCCCGGCATGGAAATACATGATGCCAAACGCTCTGGATGGGACCATGAAATTATTGGATATAGTGACACCGAAAATCCATGGGAATTGGTTCAACAGTCCATACATAAACGAAATAATAAGTTATCAAAAGCGGCTATTGAAAAAGAGCATATGAATGTAGAACGTTTTGAACAGCTTTCAGGATTGTTTCCTTCTGCATCATTTGTTTCTGCTGAAGAAAAATTACGTCTTCTTCGCATGATCAAGAACGAGAAAGAATTAAAGATCATTGAGGAGGCTTGTGCTCTTGCAGATTATGCAGTGGAATTCGGCTGCAGTGAAATAAAAGAGGGAAAGACGGAGCTGGATGTTCTTAATGCTCTTGAGTATGCCTTAAAGCAAAAAGGGGTTACCGAAATGTCTTTTGCTACCATGGTTTTAACAGGAGCAAACGCTGCTTCTCCACACGGCAATCCTGGACAAACAAGAATTCAAAAAGGAGACCTCGTGTTATTTGACCTAGGTGTTGTGGTCGACCGATATTGTTCTGACATTACCAGAACAGTTGCATTTGGGGATATTAATGACAAGCAAAAGGAAATTTATGATACTGTGTTAAAATCACAATTAGCGGCAATTGAAGCCAGCATGCCTGGCAACACTGCTGCAGAAGTCGATATAACCGCACGAAAAATTATTAGTGAGGCAGGATATGGCGAATATTTCCCACACCGTCTCGGCCATGGTCTCGGCATCAGTGTTCATGAATACCCTTCCATGACATCAACAAATCCGCTGGTACTTGAAGAAGGTATGGTCTACACAATTGAGCCAGGAATTTATGTACCAGATGTTGCCGGTGTTCGAATTGAAGATGATGTTTTTATTACGAAGGATGGAGCAAAGGTTTTAACCAAGTTTCCTAAGGAACTGCAAATTATTAAATAA
- a CDS encoding metal-dependent hydrolase, which yields MKISYHGHSIVQIHSDGKTILIDPFITGNSLTDLKVEDVKPDVIILSHGHGDHIGDTVELAKRNQALVVTTAELATYLSWKGVKTHGMHIGGSYQFDFGRVKLTQAFHGSGFEDGENKQIVYCGMPAGILFMNEGKTIYHAGDTGLFSDMGLIGERHPIDIAFLPIGDNFTMGPEDAAYAAKLLKAKKVVPIHYNTFPPIKQDPYQFIDLLEEKNGQVLKPGESIEI from the coding sequence ATGAAAATATCTTATCACGGGCATTCTATTGTCCAAATTCATTCTGATGGCAAAACTATTTTGATTGATCCCTTTATAACAGGTAATAGCTTAACTGATTTGAAAGTTGAGGATGTAAAGCCAGATGTCATTATCTTGTCTCATGGTCATGGTGATCATATCGGAGATACAGTAGAACTTGCAAAAAGGAATCAAGCTCTTGTTGTCACAACTGCCGAACTGGCTACCTATTTAAGCTGGAAGGGTGTAAAAACACACGGTATGCATATTGGAGGGTCATATCAATTTGACTTTGGCAGGGTGAAGCTAACGCAGGCCTTTCATGGTTCAGGTTTTGAAGACGGTGAAAACAAACAAATTGTTTATTGCGGGATGCCGGCCGGTATTTTGTTCATGAATGAAGGTAAGACCATTTATCATGCAGGTGATACAGGGTTATTTTCTGATATGGGGCTGATTGGTGAACGTCATCCTATTGATATTGCCTTCCTGCCTATCGGTGATAATTTCACAATGGGACCTGAAGATGCTGCATATGCGGCAAAACTATTAAAAGCGAAAAAAGTCGTGCCGATTCATTACAATACATTCCCGCCGATCAAGCAGGATCCATATCAATTTATTGACCTGCTTGAAGAGAAAAATGGCCAGGTATTAAAACCAGGAGAGTCTATCGAAATTTAA
- a CDS encoding EcsC family protein: MPLTDRERKVLDEIQEWEKQLINYEPNDFQLTYEKYLDRSFSLLPLKIQRQFFSLLDTWLFHLHGIIQGSQLQLDARDRILSSGRIFNNVLEEITDLRQLEIEKLQYIADQQIARHRLYSFVQGGLTGKGGSLLLLTDIPAMAVINLRAVQLIAFSYGFDVHTPFEMMTSLKVFHTATLPTRLQKEGWQLLKAELKEVENPYFYEGNDQITNISWIEQPAQQILKAIVISIYRKKLIRGIPLVSMAIGAGVNYQLTRKVTDFAQKYYQLRYLKEKEELFE; this comes from the coding sequence GTGCCGTTAACAGATCGTGAAAGAAAAGTCTTGGATGAAATTCAGGAATGGGAAAAACAGTTGATTAACTATGAACCGAATGATTTTCAACTAACCTATGAAAAATATCTGGATCGTTCTTTTTCCTTATTGCCGCTAAAGATTCAAAGACAATTTTTTTCCCTTCTGGATACATGGTTATTTCACTTGCACGGTATCATTCAAGGGTCCCAGCTTCAATTGGATGCGAGAGATAGAATTCTTTCTTCAGGCAGAATATTCAATAATGTGTTAGAAGAAATAACGGATTTGCGTCAGCTTGAAATCGAAAAGCTTCAATACATAGCAGATCAGCAAATTGCCAGACACCGTCTCTATTCATTTGTTCAAGGAGGTTTGACTGGAAAGGGTGGTAGCCTGCTGCTTTTGACGGATATTCCAGCAATGGCGGTTATTAATTTAAGGGCTGTACAATTAATTGCGTTTTCCTATGGGTTTGATGTCCATACACCTTTCGAAATGATGACTTCATTAAAGGTATTTCATACAGCAACATTGCCAACAAGGCTGCAAAAAGAAGGATGGCAGTTATTAAAGGCAGAATTAAAGGAAGTTGAAAATCCATATTTTTATGAAGGAAATGATCAAATTACCAATATTTCCTGGATTGAGCAGCCTGCCCAGCAAATATTAAAAGCAATAGTGATTTCAATTTATCGGAAAAAACTGATTCGGGGTATACCTCTGGTCAGTATGGCTATTGGTGCAGGAGTAAACTATCAATTAACACGTAAAGTAACGGATTTTGCGCAAAAATACTATCAGCTTCGTTATCTAAAAGAAAAAGAGGAGCTTTTTGAATGA
- the ald gene encoding alanine dehydrogenase has protein sequence MRIGVPKEIKNNENRVAMTPAGVVNMTKFGHEVYIEKGAGAGSGFTDQDYLSAGAKLVDTAQDAWSMEMVMKVKEPLPGEFQYFREDLILFTYLHLAPEPELTRALNDQKVIGIAYETVQLKNRSLPLLTPMSEVAGRMATQVGAQFLEKVYGGKGILLSGVPGVQRGSVTIIGGGVAGTNAAKMAVGLGAKVTIIDLNPERLRQLDDIFGADVTTLISNHYNIAEAVQEADLVIGAVLIPGAKAPKLVTIEMVKSMRPGSVIVDIAIDQGGIFETTDRITTHDNPTYVKYDVVHYAVANMPGAVPRTSTIALTNVTVPYAIEIANKGYQKACLENEALMKGVNTLKGYVTYKAVAEAHGIEYKDTRELLK, from the coding sequence ATGCGAATCGGTGTACCGAAGGAAATAAAAAATAATGAAAATCGCGTAGCCATGACACCAGCTGGAGTCGTGAATATGACGAAATTTGGTCATGAGGTTTATATCGAAAAAGGGGCAGGAGCTGGTTCCGGATTTACTGATCAAGACTATTTATCTGCTGGTGCAAAGCTTGTAGATACAGCCCAAGATGCATGGTCCATGGAAATGGTAATGAAGGTAAAGGAGCCGCTTCCTGGTGAATTTCAATACTTTCGGGAAGACTTGATTCTATTTACATATTTGCATCTTGCTCCCGAACCTGAACTAACACGGGCATTAAATGATCAAAAAGTAATCGGGATTGCTTATGAAACGGTTCAACTCAAAAATCGAAGTCTGCCATTATTGACCCCGATGAGCGAAGTAGCCGGCAGAATGGCAACACAGGTTGGGGCACAATTTTTGGAGAAGGTATATGGCGGTAAGGGAATTCTCCTTTCTGGTGTTCCCGGAGTACAGAGAGGTTCAGTGACCATTATCGGCGGCGGGGTGGCGGGCACAAATGCAGCGAAAATGGCTGTTGGCTTAGGCGCAAAAGTGACGATTATTGATTTAAATCCGGAAAGGTTGCGGCAGTTGGATGATATTTTTGGTGCAGATGTGACGACCTTAATTTCCAACCATTATAATATTGCTGAAGCAGTGCAAGAAGCAGATTTGGTAATTGGAGCGGTTTTGATCCCTGGAGCAAAAGCACCGAAACTGGTTACGATTGAGATGGTTAAATCAATGAGGCCTGGAAGTGTTATCGTCGATATTGCAATTGACCAAGGGGGGATTTTTGAAACGACTGATCGTATTACAACGCATGATAATCCGACATACGTGAAATATGATGTTGTCCATTACGCAGTGGCAAATATGCCTGGAGCTGTACCAAGAACCTCGACGATTGCATTAACTAATGTTACAGTTCCATATGCCATTGAAATTGCCAATAAGGGTTATCAAAAAGCATGTTTGGAAAATGAGGCGTTAATGAAAGGGGTTAATACGTTAAAAGGATATGTTACTTATAAGGCAGTGGCTGAAGCCCATGGCATTGAATATAAAGATACGCGAGAATTGCTTAAATAA
- the ytfJ gene encoding GerW family sporulation protein → MSDHPIQGLMTTAMESLKEMIDVNTIIGDPVETPDGSVILTVSKVGFGFAAGGSEFKVDSSGQQGQGQGQQGQGQGQQGQQGQGRPSLPFGGGSGAGVSITPIAFLIVNSHGVKMLHLDESTHLYEKILELAPQAVDKIQQMFSKKDQQNQAQNANKQPKLDVDIDVND, encoded by the coding sequence ATGTCAGATCATCCAATTCAAGGTTTGATGACGACTGCAATGGAAAGTTTAAAAGAAATGATTGACGTTAATACGATAATCGGAGATCCAGTGGAGACCCCGGATGGAAGTGTTATTTTAACGGTTTCAAAGGTTGGTTTCGGATTTGCTGCTGGCGGAAGTGAATTTAAAGTGGACAGCTCAGGTCAACAAGGACAAGGGCAGGGTCAACAAGGCCAGGGGCAAGGTCAACAAGGTCAACAAGGACAAGGGAGACCTTCTCTTCCATTTGGCGGAGGAAGCGGTGCAGGTGTTTCCATTACACCTATAGCCTTTTTAATTGTCAATTCTCATGGAGTTAAAATGCTTCACTTAGATGAAAGTACCCATCTATATGAGAAAATTCTTGAGCTTGCACCGCAGGCTGTGGATAAAATCCAGCAGATGTTCTCGAAGAAAGATCAGCAAAATCAAGCCCAAAATGCAAACAAACAACCTAAATTAGATGTTGATATTGATGTAAATGATTAA
- a CDS encoding universal stress protein produces MGLKYEHILVAIDGSQEAEWAFKKAIEIAKRNNAKLTLVHVIDTRTFAMVEGFDNTLGDRTELQAKEMLENYVYQAKEFGLSDVQFEIDFGSPKIRIPRELAKKHKVDLIMCGATGLNAVERFFMGSVSEHIVRYAHCDVLVVRTKKD; encoded by the coding sequence ATGGGACTTAAATATGAACATATTTTAGTTGCAATTGACGGGTCTCAAGAGGCTGAATGGGCATTTAAGAAAGCAATAGAAATAGCTAAAAGAAACAATGCCAAACTGACATTAGTCCATGTCATTGACACAAGGACATTTGCGATGGTAGAAGGCTTTGATAATACATTAGGAGACAGGACAGAATTACAGGCAAAAGAGATGCTTGAAAACTATGTATACCAAGCCAAAGAATTTGGTCTGTCTGATGTTCAATTTGAGATTGACTTTGGGTCACCAAAAATTCGAATTCCTCGTGAATTGGCTAAAAAGCATAAAGTGGATTTAATCATGTGCGGTGCCACTGGCTTAAATGCTGTGGAAAGATTTTTTATGGGCAGTGTTTCAGAACATATTGTCCGCTATGCACATTGTGATGTTCTGGTAGTTCGAACAAAAAAGGACTGA
- a CDS encoding DUF2953 domain-containing protein — protein MAKLTILINYQHYNDNDDLKIELRIFRFIKYKIHVPVIKIDDNSPSVVVKSHTHVGEPGNDQADDQVTQIGKHDIMHRLHNIKELLERVFGLHVIVRKFFQKVVIKKFEWETLMGIGDAAYTAMAAGALWTLKGSIIGLISHYLQLKEMPKLSITPHFQAAVIQTRFTCMIQFRIGHAILAGLKLIKFWKGGRSRFKSSLLNEKTKSL, from the coding sequence TTGGCAAAACTAACAATTCTGATCAATTATCAGCACTATAACGATAATGATGATTTAAAGATTGAGCTTCGGATTTTCCGATTTATTAAATATAAAATTCATGTGCCAGTAATTAAAATTGACGACAATTCACCAAGTGTTGTCGTCAAAAGCCATACGCATGTGGGGGAACCTGGAAATGATCAAGCTGACGATCAGGTGACTCAAATTGGTAAACATGACATCATGCACCGCCTTCATAACATTAAAGAATTACTGGAGAGGGTCTTTGGTCTGCATGTGATTGTGCGAAAGTTTTTTCAAAAGGTTGTTATAAAAAAATTCGAATGGGAAACATTGATGGGTATTGGTGATGCTGCATATACCGCCATGGCAGCAGGAGCGTTATGGACATTGAAGGGAAGTATCATCGGACTAATCAGCCATTATTTGCAATTAAAAGAAATGCCAAAATTATCGATTACTCCTCATTTTCAAGCAGCCGTCATTCAAACCCGTTTTACGTGTATGATACAGTTTCGAATCGGGCATGCTATTCTAGCAGGATTAAAACTAATTAAATTCTGGAAAGGCGGGAGATCCCGCTTTAAAAGTAGTTTATTAAATGAAAAAACCAAATCCCTTTAA
- the tpx gene encoding thiol peroxidase, with product MANVTFKGNPITLLGNEVKEGDKAPNFTVLANDLTEVTLENTKGQVRLITSVPSLDTGVCDAETRRFNEEANSLGNVKVLTVSVDLPFAQKRWCAAAGIENVQTLSDHRDLSFGEAYGVAIKELRLLARAVFVVDSSDTVTYVEYVSEATNHPNYEAALEAAKAAK from the coding sequence ATGGCGAATGTTACATTTAAAGGAAATCCAATTACATTACTAGGAAACGAAGTAAAAGAAGGAGACAAGGCACCAAATTTCACTGTTCTTGCAAATGATTTAACTGAGGTAACCTTGGAAAATACAAAGGGACAGGTACGTTTAATCACTTCTGTACCATCACTTGATACAGGGGTTTGTGACGCTGAAACTCGCCGCTTTAATGAAGAAGCAAACAGCTTAGGAAATGTAAAGGTTTTAACGGTGAGTGTTGACTTACCATTTGCTCAAAAACGCTGGTGTGCAGCTGCTGGAATCGAAAATGTCCAAACATTATCAGATCACCGCGACCTATCTTTTGGTGAAGCATATGGAGTGGCAATTAAAGAATTAAGACTATTAGCACGAGCTGTTTTCGTTGTAGATTCAAGTGATACAGTTACATATGTTGAATATGTAAGCGAAGCTACAAACCATCCGAACTATGAAGCTGCTTTGGAAGCTGCTAAAGCTGCAAAGTAA
- a CDS encoding MogA/MoaB family molybdenum cofactor biosynthesis protein, whose amino-acid sequence MSTKEHRLSAPKTVRFKVITVSDTRDKDTDKSGSLMIELLEKNGHQVVDYVIVKDEMEQVKDEILKGCEAEDIDAVLTNGGTGIAMRDVTIETVQGLLDKEIVGFGEIFRMLSYQEDIGSAAILSRAIAGVVKNTAVFSTPGSSGAVKLAMNKLILPEIGHVVREIRKDL is encoded by the coding sequence ATGAGCACAAAAGAACATAGACTTTCAGCGCCAAAAACGGTTCGCTTCAAAGTAATTACAGTAAGCGACACAAGGGATAAAGATACTGATAAAAGCGGCAGCCTGATGATTGAATTGCTTGAAAAGAACGGACATCAAGTTGTCGATTATGTTATTGTAAAGGACGAAATGGAGCAGGTTAAGGACGAAATTTTAAAGGGCTGTGAAGCAGAAGATATTGATGCCGTTTTAACAAATGGCGGAACGGGTATCGCTATGCGAGATGTGACGATTGAAACGGTTCAGGGATTGCTTGACAAAGAAATCGTCGGATTTGGGGAGATATTCAGAATGCTTAGTTACCAGGAGGATATTGGATCTGCAGCCATTCTTTCCAGGGCAATCGCCGGTGTAGTAAAAAATACAGCCGTTTTCTCTACTCCTGGTTCTTCAGGAGCGGTAAAATTGGCCATGAATAAATTAATTTTGCCTGAAATAGGCCATGTGGTGCGAGAAATAAGAAAAGATTTATGA
- a CDS encoding class I SAM-dependent methyltransferase — MEMSPIEQLFTLFNETAISLQEELGYSYLEALAETGENLFHGSILQEELSELAVKRLSKQYSEIHLERFSPEEIRRAFQLVILKGMKENVQPNHQMTPDTVGMLVAYLAGKFIKEPSFRLLDPAVGTGNLLMTVLNHISKEISAVGVDIDDILLKLAYVNANLQGHPVQFFNQDSLEPLFIDPVDGVVADLPVGYYPNDIRAAEYQLKAESGHSYSHHLFIEQSVLHTKPGGYLFFVIPNSLFESDQAGKLHEFIKDHVFVQGLLQLPISMFKNTQAAKSIFIVQKKGEGITAPKQALLANLPNLSKRQEMDKILSEIETWFKENKD; from the coding sequence ATGGAAATGTCTCCAATCGAACAATTATTTACCCTGTTTAATGAAACAGCAATTAGTTTACAAGAAGAACTCGGCTATTCCTACTTGGAAGCCTTGGCAGAAACAGGAGAGAACCTGTTTCACGGCTCCATCCTTCAGGAGGAATTAAGTGAGCTGGCGGTTAAAAGGCTGAGTAAGCAATATAGCGAGATCCATTTGGAACGCTTTTCACCTGAAGAGATTCGCAGAGCTTTCCAACTTGTCATTCTTAAGGGCATGAAGGAAAATGTACAGCCAAATCATCAAATGACTCCAGATACGGTAGGAATGTTGGTAGCGTATCTTGCTGGTAAGTTTATAAAGGAACCTTCCTTCCGTCTTTTGGATCCGGCTGTTGGAACAGGTAATTTATTAATGACGGTTCTAAACCATATTTCAAAAGAAATTTCTGCTGTGGGTGTTGATATTGATGATATACTGCTTAAGCTTGCATACGTGAATGCTAATTTACAGGGTCATCCTGTTCAATTTTTTAACCAAGACAGCTTGGAACCTCTTTTTATTGACCCTGTTGATGGTGTTGTTGCCGATTTGCCAGTAGGCTATTATCCAAACGATATCCGTGCCGCAGAGTATCAATTAAAGGCTGAATCGGGTCACTCTTATTCACATCATTTATTTATTGAACAAAGTGTCCTTCATACAAAACCAGGCGGATATTTATTTTTTGTGATTCCTAATAGTCTGTTTGAAAGTGATCAAGCCGGAAAACTGCACGAATTTATCAAAGACCATGTGTTCGTTCAAGGGTTATTGCAATTGCCAATCAGCATGTTTAAAAATACACAAGCCGCCAAGAGTATTTTTATTGTGCAAAAAAAAGGCGAAGGAATTACTGCACCTAAACAGGCTCTGTTGGCCAACCTTCCCAATCTGTCCAAAAGGCAGGAAATGGATAAAATTTTGTCAGAAATAGAAACATGGTTTAAAGAAAACAAAGATTGA
- a CDS encoding NAD kinase: protein MTERRNIFYYYKQDEEIVSKVAPLFEASERYGFTIVDDAREANIIASIGNDGDFLQAVRKTGFRNDCLYMGISTKHNLNMYCDFKIDDTSKMINAMLNEQLEVRRYPLIEISIDGQGTFQCLNEFSIRSSIIKTLVIDVFVDSLHLETFRGDGLIVATPTGSTAYNKSVKGAIVDPQLTCMQVSEVASINNNSYRTLGASFILSGERTLTLKVVSENNDHPTMGMDNEALSIRHVDKIQIRLSENKLKTLKLKDNSFWEKVKRTFL from the coding sequence ATGACTGAGAGACGTAATATATTTTATTATTACAAACAAGATGAGGAGATTGTTTCAAAAGTTGCACCGTTGTTTGAAGCATCAGAACGGTACGGCTTTACCATTGTTGATGATGCTCGAGAGGCAAATATTATCGCAAGTATTGGAAATGACGGTGACTTTCTACAAGCAGTAAGAAAAACTGGCTTCCGCAATGATTGCCTTTATATGGGAATTTCAACTAAACACAACCTTAACATGTATTGCGATTTCAAAATTGACGATACGTCAAAAATGATAAATGCGATGTTAAATGAACAGCTGGAGGTCCGCCGTTACCCATTAATTGAAATTTCCATTGATGGACAAGGAACATTCCAATGTTTAAACGAATTCAGCATCCGTTCCTCGATTATTAAAACACTCGTAATTGATGTATTTGTCGACTCACTCCATTTAGAAACCTTCCGTGGTGATGGACTAATTGTTGCCACCCCGACAGGCAGTACAGCCTATAATAAATCAGTTAAAGGAGCGATTGTCGACCCGCAGCTAACGTGTATGCAGGTCAGCGAAGTAGCTTCTATCAACAATAATAGCTACCGTACACTTGGTGCATCCTTTATTTTGAGCGGAGAACGCACACTAACCCTTAAGGTCGTTTCGGAAAACAATGATCACCCCACAATGGGCATGGATAATGAAGCATTAAGCATCCGCCATGTTGATAAAATCCAAATCAGATTAAGTGAGAACAAATTAAAAACACTGAAATTAAAAGATAATTCATTCTGGGAAAAAGTGAAAAGAACATTTTTGTAA